A window from Triplophysa dalaica isolate WHDGS20190420 chromosome 3, ASM1584641v1, whole genome shotgun sequence encodes these proteins:
- the pigk gene encoding GPI-anchor transamidase yields MDNYYLLAICTLTYLLISMPPADSNYVETKASEFFSSGHTNNWAVLVCTSRFWFNYRHVANSLSVYRSVKRLGIPDSHIVLMLADDMACNYRNPKPATVFSHKNIELNVYGDDVEVDYRGYEVTVENFLRVLTGRLPPSTPRSKRLLSDDRSNILIYLTGHGGNGFLKFQDSEEISNTELADAFEQMWQKRRYNELLFIIDTCQGASMYERFYSPNIMALASSQVGEDSLSHQPDLAIGVHLMDKYTFYLLEFLEEVHPASQANMNDLFKVCPQSQCVSTPGHRTDLFQRDPGSVLITDFFGSVRKVEITKETINLDSPIEQPIERSGNAALQVESLTYVDQLPVSEIIHQKPKQKNWHPPDGFILGLWTIIILVFFKTYGIKHLKHIF; encoded by the exons ATGGATAATTACTATTTATTGGCAATATGTACACTAACATATTTGCTTATTTCCATGCCCCCGGCAGACAGTAATTATGTTGAG ACCAAAGCTAGTGAGTTTTTCAGCAGTGGCCATACCAACAACTGGGCAGTTCTG gTCTGTACATCTAGGTTCTGGTTCAATTATCGTCATGTTGCAAACTCTCTGTCAGTGTACAGGAGCGTTAAAAGACTGGGTATTCCAGACAG TCACATCGTGCTGATGCTGGCCGATGATATGGCCTGTAACTATAGAAACCCCAAACCAGCCACCGTGTTCAGCCATAAGAACATAGAGCTCAATGTGTATGGAGATGACGTGGAAGTGGATTACCGTGGCTACGAG GTGACGGTTGAGAATTTCCTCCGAGTCCTGACAGGGCGACTCCCTCCCAGCACCCCTCGATCCAAAAGGCTGCTGTCAGATGACCGCAGCAATATTCTCATCTATCTGACAG gtcatggtggAAATGGCTTCCTGAAGTTCCAGGATTCTGAAGAGATCAGCAACACTGAGCTGGCCGATGCTTTTGAGCAGATGTGGCAAAAGCGGAG GTATAATGAGTTACTGTTCATCATAGACACGTGCCAGGGAGCATCTATGTATGAGAGGTTTTACTCGCCCAACATCATGGCCCTGGCCAGCAGCCAGGTTGGAGAGGACTCGCTCTCA CATCAGCCAGACTTGGCTATAGGAGTTCATTTGATGGATAAGTACACCTTCTACTTACTGGAGTTCTTGGAGGAAGTGCATCCTGCCAGCCAGGCCAACATGAATGACCTG tttaaggTGTGCCCACAAAGTCAGTGTGTATCCACACCGGGCCACCGCACCGACCTGTTTCAGAGGGATCCCGGAAGCGTCCTCATCACAGACTTTTTCGGTAGCGTGCGCAAAGTGGAGATCACCAAGGAAACCATAAATCTTGATTCCCCTATAGAGCAGCCAATTGAGAG aTCTGGGAACGCCGCTCTACAGGTTGAATCCCTGACGTATGTGGACCAGCTTCCAGTTTCTGAAATAATTCATCAG